The Halomicronema hongdechloris C2206 genome includes a window with the following:
- a CDS encoding CO2 hydration protein, whose protein sequence is MTTATLSSPSSIIPPSRHPHADVIHRLEAGGSMLPDTPDNLMQIIAIYKAYAVPMDFYWRDLLYIAERVFLDPLPAFKYFLPQEYLDLPNHYAGDTADLRIWRGPATAHPELLEFMAQGEVKRRWPKLFHHLWHDRVNMEFAEACMQAMFWHQDMGGRFNDYLYTDEYKQACDRTIKAYFKGNPLMLGLHKLFPEMFYEKCRELSYYANLGLFWEVMAPVFFEMSDIYDEGGFQGVPDAMDFLVNGIFAVAGRPIYHHVYIDGECFELIPKSCGFTWLYEAALPYVEAVFYRTAPFRGTKSYNAQAHQVPDDQHDFHYGILYADVFPVGSAGIPPTLLMQDMLHFLPPYLLDHYRQYCRGEDDMLIQLGITFQRSMYNVTSAVIQALRTALLYPLDDPNPRHRQANRAFFEAQMDRFLRPEARLRDIQRQDYR, encoded by the coding sequence ATGACGACGGCAACCCTATCCTCTCCATCTTCAATCATTCCACCGTCCCGCCATCCCCATGCCGATGTGATTCATCGCCTGGAGGCTGGGGGCTCGATGCTGCCGGATACGCCGGACAACTTGATGCAGATCATCGCTATCTATAAGGCCTATGCCGTACCGATGGACTTTTACTGGCGGGATCTGCTCTACATTGCCGAGCGGGTATTCTTGGATCCGCTGCCAGCCTTTAAGTACTTTCTGCCCCAAGAGTATCTGGATCTGCCCAATCACTATGCCGGAGATACCGCCGATCTACGCATCTGGCGGGGACCGGCTACGGCCCATCCGGAGTTGTTGGAGTTCATGGCCCAGGGGGAAGTGAAGCGCAGGTGGCCGAAGCTATTCCATCACCTCTGGCATGACCGGGTGAATATGGAGTTTGCCGAGGCCTGTATGCAGGCGATGTTCTGGCATCAGGATATGGGCGGCCGCTTCAATGATTATTTGTACACGGATGAGTACAAGCAGGCATGCGATCGCACCATCAAGGCCTACTTCAAAGGCAACCCGCTGATGCTGGGCCTGCACAAGCTATTCCCGGAGATGTTCTACGAAAAATGTCGAGAACTCTCCTACTACGCCAACCTAGGGTTGTTCTGGGAGGTAATGGCTCCGGTTTTCTTCGAGATGTCAGACATCTACGACGAGGGCGGCTTCCAGGGAGTCCCCGACGCCATGGATTTCCTAGTCAACGGCATCTTCGCCGTGGCCGGGCGTCCCATCTACCACCATGTCTATATTGACGGCGAATGCTTCGAGTTAATCCCCAAATCCTGTGGCTTCACCTGGCTCTACGAGGCTGCTCTGCCTTATGTGGAAGCCGTGTTCTACCGCACTGCCCCCTTCCGCGGCACCAAGTCCTACAACGCCCAAGCCCACCAAGTGCCTGATGACCAGCACGACTTCCACTACGGCATCCTCTACGCCGATGTCTTCCCGGTGGGCAGTGCCGGCATTCCCCCCACCCTGCTGATGCAAGACATGCTGCATTTTCTCCCCCCTTACCTGCTGGACCATTACCGCCAGTACTGCCGCGGCGAAGACGACATGCTGATTCAACTGGGGATTACCTTCCAACGGTCCATGTATAACGTCACCTCCGCCGTGATTCAGGCCCTGCGCACGGCTCTACTGTATCCCTTAGATGATCCTAATCCGCGCCATCGCCAGGCCAATCGTGCCTTCTTCGAGGCCCAAATGGATCGATTCCTGCGCCCAGAAGCCCGGCTGCGGGATATCCAGCGCCAGGACTATCGTTAG
- a CDS encoding fasciclin domain-containing protein has translation MPTIADIAINTDGFSTLVAAVQAAGLVESLQSPGPFTVFAPNDEAFAQLPPGTVQTLVQNPPQLARILTYHVAAGKYTQADLIRLGQVDSVEGAPIPIDGNEGGTDGFEVKNATVLAADIEADNGIIHVLDRVILMG, from the coding sequence ATGCCGACCATCGCCGACATCGCCATCAACACAGACGGATTCTCGACCCTGGTCGCGGCTGTTCAGGCTGCCGGTCTGGTGGAGAGCTTGCAAAGCCCCGGTCCGTTCACCGTCTTCGCCCCCAACGACGAGGCCTTCGCCCAGCTGCCGCCAGGGACGGTGCAAACACTGGTGCAAAATCCACCGCAACTGGCCCGCATCCTCACCTATCATGTGGCTGCCGGTAAGTACACTCAAGCCGATCTGATCCGCCTGGGACAGGTGGACTCTGTCGAGGGAGCACCTATTCCCATCGATGGCAACGAAGGGGGCACCGATGGCTTTGAAGTGAAAAATGCCACGGTGCTGGCCGCCGACATCGAAGCCGACAACGGTATCATCCATGTCTTGGACCGGGTGATCTTGATGGGATGA
- the sfsA gene encoding DNA/RNA nuclease SfsA, with protein MTTDWTYPYPTLYPGILRKRYKRFLADIELASGEVITAHCPNTGPMTGICHIGGKVMVSHHSSPKRKLAYTWELAEVNDTVPTWVGVNTALPNRVIQSVLEAHLLPALGSYQTIRSEVRYGNDQKSRVDFLLTSDQDQRIYMEVKNTTWAQGDLALFPDTVTDRGQKHLRELTELLPRARAVMLYFINRNDCSRFSPGDQADPEYGRLLRYAIAQGLEVLPCRFDISPKGIRYLGLADLQL; from the coding sequence ATGACCACCGACTGGACCTATCCCTATCCCACGTTGTATCCCGGTATTTTACGTAAACGGTACAAGCGATTTTTGGCCGACATCGAGCTAGCCTCGGGTGAGGTAATTACCGCCCATTGCCCTAACACCGGGCCGATGACGGGTATCTGCCATATCGGGGGCAAGGTCATGGTGTCCCATCACTCTAGCCCGAAGCGCAAACTGGCCTACACCTGGGAATTGGCCGAAGTGAACGATACGGTGCCCACCTGGGTGGGGGTGAACACGGCCCTACCTAATCGCGTGATTCAGTCGGTGCTAGAGGCCCATCTGTTGCCAGCCTTAGGGAGTTACCAAACGATTCGCTCGGAAGTACGCTACGGCAATGATCAGAAGAGCCGGGTAGACTTCCTGCTCACCAGCGACCAGGACCAACGAATCTACATGGAGGTGAAAAACACCACCTGGGCTCAAGGGGACCTCGCTCTCTTTCCCGATACTGTCACCGATCGGGGCCAGAAACACCTACGGGAATTGACTGAATTACTACCCAGAGCCCGGGCTGTAATGCTGTATTTCATCAATCGCAACGATTGTTCCCGGTTTTCTCCAGGCGATCAGGCCGATCCAGAGTACGGGCGGTTGCTGCGCTATGCGATCGCACAGGGCTTAGAAGTCCTTCCCTGCCGCTTTGACATTTCTCCCAAGGGCATTCGCTATTTGGGATTAGCCGATCTACAACTCTAG
- a CDS encoding HNH endonuclease, with amino-acid sequence MTIRPGMRQQVQQRASYLCEYCHSPEDASAARFAVDHILPRSLGGPDQLDNLALACQRCNSYRYNFTTGIDPETDETVPLFNPREQIWADHFRWSSDGLRIIGTTPCGRATCHRLDLNDDFHNEGSILKARRLWIKGGWHPPEHDPREEGT; translated from the coding sequence ATGACCATCCGCCCTGGCATGCGGCAACAGGTGCAGCAACGCGCCAGCTATCTCTGTGAATACTGCCACTCTCCTGAAGATGCTAGTGCAGCCCGATTTGCGGTCGATCACATTCTGCCCCGTTCCTTGGGAGGGCCAGATCAACTGGATAACCTTGCCTTGGCCTGCCAACGTTGCAACAGCTATCGCTACAACTTCACGACAGGCATCGATCCAGAAACAGATGAGACCGTACCGCTATTCAATCCACGAGAACAGATTTGGGCAGACCATTTCAGGTGGTCATCCGATGGCCTGAGAATTATTGGCACGACACCTTGCGGGCGGGCCACCTGTCACAGACTGGACTTGAACGATGATTTCCACAATGAAGGCTCTATTCTGAAAGCCAGAAGGTTGTGGATTAAGGGGGGCTGGCATCCCCCTGAACATGATCCACGAGAGGAAGGCACTTAA
- a CDS encoding LabA-like NYN domain-containing protein — protein sequence MSNYLKRLSIFIDGNNMFYAQQKNGWFFDPKRVLEYFTHEDGGLRLVNAFWYTGLKDPQDQRGFRDALISLGYTVRTKILKEYYDDNSGRYSQKANLDIEIVVDMFNTVDQYDRVVLFSGDGDFERAIELLRSKSTHITVVSTEGMIARELRNATDRYLDLNSLRPYIEKADNI from the coding sequence ATGTCGAACTACCTGAAGCGTCTTTCTATCTTTATAGATGGAAATAATATGTTTTACGCTCAGCAGAAAAACGGGTGGTTCTTTGATCCAAAACGAGTCCTTGAATATTTCACCCATGAAGATGGTGGGCTCCGCTTAGTCAATGCTTTCTGGTACACAGGACTCAAGGATCCTCAGGATCAGCGGGGGTTTCGAGACGCATTAATTAGCTTAGGATACACAGTCCGCACCAAGATCTTAAAGGAGTATTACGACGATAACTCAGGTCGGTACTCTCAAAAAGCAAATTTAGATATTGAAATTGTTGTAGATATGTTTAATACGGTCGATCAGTATGATCGGGTCGTATTGTTCAGTGGTGATGGTGATTTTGAACGGGCCATTGAACTGCTGCGCTCTAAGAGCACACACATTACTGTAGTATCCACTGAAGGCATGATTGCTCGCGAGCTACGCAATGCTACCGATCGCTATCTCGATCTCAACAGCTTGAGACCTTATATTGAAAAAGCAGACAATATTTAA
- a CDS encoding nucleotidyltransferase family protein, which yields MKAIRPENMATYRQTLRLREAEAQQQRQQRWQAAWGVARQGGDILKQEFRAIQVIVFGSLLHPEWFSMTSDIDLAVAGLSAWDHLAAIAQMQDLSDFKVDVIRLETCPPRLRGVIEAEGQEL from the coding sequence GTGAAAGCTATTCGCCCAGAAAACATGGCCACCTATCGGCAGACGCTGCGGCTGCGAGAGGCAGAGGCTCAGCAGCAGCGGCAGCAGCGCTGGCAGGCGGCCTGGGGGGTGGCGAGGCAGGGCGGTGACATCCTGAAGCAAGAGTTTCGGGCGATCCAGGTGATTGTCTTTGGCTCCTTGCTGCATCCAGAGTGGTTTTCCATGACCTCGGATATTGACTTGGCCGTTGCGGGACTTTCTGCTTGGGATCACTTGGCCGCCATTGCCCAGATGCAAGATCTGTCGGATTTCAAGGTGGATGTCATTCGCCTAGAAACCTGTCCCCCACGGTTGCGGGGGGTGATTGAGGCGGAGGGACAGGAGCTTTGA
- a CDS encoding NADH-quinone oxidoreductase subunit M — MLSPLIWLPILGALVIGGLPLRVTGQQARAGALAISGTAILWTLWLFSQYDLNQGGLQCHEYLPWLPALGLNYDLGLDGLSLLMVALNSLITWIAVWSSSPQIERPRLFYGLLLFVSGGVAGAFLAQNLLLFFLLYELELVPFYLLICIWGGEKRVYAATKFLLYTATSGVLILAGFLGTVWLSGATDFTFRAVMGESLPVTWQFILLGLLLVGFGIKIPLVPLHTWLPDTYVAASTPVAMLLGGVLAKLGTYGIFRFGLTLFPDAWTTLAPYLAIWAAISIIYGAVTAIAQKDIKRMVAYSSIGHMGYVLLGGAALTDLALTGAVTQMVSHGVILAILFHLVGIVEAKVGTRELNVLNGLMNPIRGLPMVSALLVMAGMASAGIPGLMGFVTEFLVFQGSYQVYPIPTLLGVVGTGVTAVYFVILLNRTCFGRLDNAIAYFPKVEFSERFPAFVLAAMILFFGIQPQALMSWGESAATTVMTAMTEPVPTPSATTAAPSSGLTVSAAEPMPSGSNPSPNPTQPCI; from the coding sequence ATGCTTAGTCCTTTAATTTGGCTCCCCATCCTCGGCGCCTTGGTAATCGGCGGCTTACCCCTACGCGTCACGGGGCAGCAGGCCCGGGCCGGTGCCCTGGCCATATCGGGTACCGCTATTCTCTGGACCCTATGGCTGTTTAGCCAATATGACCTGAATCAAGGCGGGCTGCAATGCCATGAATATTTACCCTGGCTACCGGCGCTGGGGCTAAACTATGACCTCGGCCTGGATGGTCTGTCCCTGCTGATGGTGGCCCTCAACAGCCTGATCACCTGGATTGCGGTATGGAGTAGTTCGCCCCAAATAGAGCGGCCCCGTCTGTTCTATGGACTGTTGCTGTTTGTTAGCGGTGGCGTGGCCGGTGCCTTCCTGGCTCAAAATCTATTGTTGTTCTTCCTGCTGTACGAGCTAGAGCTAGTGCCTTTCTATCTGCTGATTTGCATCTGGGGAGGCGAAAAGCGAGTCTATGCGGCTACCAAGTTCTTGCTCTACACCGCCACCTCGGGGGTATTGATCCTGGCAGGATTCCTGGGGACGGTCTGGCTCAGTGGTGCCACCGACTTCACCTTCCGGGCCGTGATGGGGGAGTCGCTGCCGGTGACCTGGCAGTTTATCCTGCTGGGGCTGTTGCTAGTGGGGTTTGGCATCAAGATTCCCTTAGTGCCCCTGCATACCTGGCTGCCTGATACCTATGTGGCGGCGTCTACCCCGGTGGCCATGCTTCTGGGCGGCGTCCTGGCCAAGCTCGGCACCTATGGCATCTTCCGCTTCGGGCTCACCCTCTTTCCCGATGCCTGGACCACTTTGGCCCCTTACTTAGCGATATGGGCGGCCATCAGCATCATTTACGGAGCGGTTACGGCCATTGCCCAAAAAGATATCAAGCGTATGGTGGCCTACAGTTCCATTGGTCATATGGGCTATGTGCTCCTAGGGGGAGCGGCCTTGACCGATCTGGCCCTGACTGGAGCCGTGACTCAGATGGTTTCCCATGGGGTGATTCTGGCGATTCTGTTCCACCTAGTCGGCATTGTGGAAGCCAAGGTGGGGACTCGGGAACTAAATGTGTTGAATGGATTGATGAACCCGATTCGGGGCCTGCCTATGGTCAGTGCCCTGTTGGTGATGGCTGGCATGGCCAGTGCCGGGATCCCGGGTCTGATGGGATTCGTGACTGAGTTTCTAGTATTTCAGGGCAGTTATCAGGTCTATCCGATCCCCACCCTATTGGGGGTAGTGGGTACAGGGGTGACAGCGGTGTACTTCGTGATTTTGCTGAATCGCACTTGCTTTGGCCGCTTGGATAATGCCATTGCCTATTTTCCCAAGGTGGAGTTTTCGGAACGGTTTCCTGCCTTTGTGTTGGCTGCCATGATTCTGTTTTTTGGCATTCAGCCCCAGGCTCTGATGTCTTGGGGAGAGTCGGCGGCGACGACGGTCATGACGGCGATGACGGAACCAGTGCCGACTCCATCGGCGACCACGGCTGCCCCCTCCTCAGGCTTGACGGTGTCTGCAGCCGAGCCGATGCCTTCTGGTTCCAACCCATCCCCGAATCCGACTCAGCCATGTATTTGA
- a CDS encoding Npun_R1517 family heterocyst differentiation transcriptional regulator, whose translation MSSSAQPQPSNQELGVYECEVTLKFRLIEEKGTMADRDHLLETLVDAFAYGDDEYLEALKSKVSIQEINEVNASPAMRRQLIRLRNASWLH comes from the coding sequence ATGAGCAGTTCCGCACAACCTCAACCATCCAATCAGGAACTCGGGGTCTACGAATGTGAGGTAACCCTCAAATTTCGCCTGATCGAGGAAAAGGGCACGATGGCCGACCGTGACCATCTTCTTGAGACCCTAGTAGATGCCTTTGCCTACGGCGACGATGAATACCTAGAAGCCCTGAAATCAAAGGTATCCATCCAAGAGATCAATGAAGTCAACGCCTCTCCGGCGATGCGACGTCAATTGATCCGCCTTCGCAATGCCAGCTGGCTTCATTAG
- a CDS encoding ribonuclease toxin HepT-like protein: MRTTYLTIAGRIRQELTEITQVVERVQQIWQLYTSTQPRGNEFLVDATALNLHSFYAGIERLLEVIADRIDREKPMGSAWHRELLQQMTADIPGVRPAVLSPETRTRLDRYRGFRHVVRNVYSFSLDVEQIVPLVRHLHAVDAQIQRELSQFADWLEQAAGAE; the protein is encoded by the coding sequence TTGAGGACGACTTATCTAACCATTGCCGGGCGCATTCGCCAAGAACTGACTGAAATTACCCAGGTGGTTGAGCGAGTACAGCAAATCTGGCAGCTGTATACATCGACTCAACCGAGGGGCAATGAGTTCTTAGTGGATGCCACAGCTCTTAACCTACACAGTTTCTATGCTGGCATTGAGCGGCTGCTGGAGGTTATCGCCGATCGCATTGATCGGGAGAAACCTATGGGATCGGCCTGGCATCGGGAGCTACTGCAGCAGATGACGGCGGATATTCCTGGGGTGCGTCCTGCGGTTCTCAGTCCAGAAACGCGCACTCGCTTGGATCGCTATCGCGGCTTTCGCCATGTCGTGCGCAATGTCTATAGCTTTAGCCTAGATGTGGAGCAGATTGTGCCATTAGTGCGGCATCTACACGCAGTTGACGCTCAGATCCAGCGCGAGCTCTCCCAGTTTGCTGACTGGCTGGAGCAGGCTGCCGGTGCTGAGTGA
- a CDS encoding PD-(D/E)XK nuclease family protein, which produces MMTDPDALLPLSQGHLTLLEVCPRKFQHVYLDGLSGPIDPDQLYGQRWGSQFHRLMQQQILGLPLTPLPADGADLLGCLSALLEAAPDLFQKGGTPFRQSEHRRTLACNGYLLTGIYDLLILTANTGHILDWKTHLSPRSSAALQQDWQTRLYLYLLVETTELLPEQVAMTYWFVRCRDPQTGDWTPQRVRLGYSLERHEQTRRDLLRLTNQLSQLRYQSRPFPQVDISQGICDRCPFVIRCQRHNHSEPGTSDGWPAPATIAEVPI; this is translated from the coding sequence ATGATGACTGATCCAGATGCGTTGCTCCCCCTTTCCCAAGGACACCTGACATTGTTGGAAGTCTGTCCTCGTAAATTTCAGCATGTCTATCTGGATGGATTATCTGGGCCGATAGATCCTGATCAGTTATACGGTCAGCGATGGGGAAGTCAGTTTCATCGGCTCATGCAACAGCAAATCTTGGGATTGCCGTTGACGCCTTTGCCAGCCGACGGCGCTGATTTGCTGGGGTGTCTGAGCGCTTTGTTAGAGGCAGCGCCAGATCTGTTCCAGAAAGGGGGAACTCCATTCCGCCAGAGTGAGCATCGCCGGACCTTGGCCTGTAATGGTTATCTCCTGACAGGCATTTACGATCTCCTGATATTGACCGCGAATACTGGCCACATCCTTGATTGGAAGACGCATTTGTCTCCCCGCAGTTCCGCAGCCTTGCAGCAGGACTGGCAAACTCGTCTCTATCTCTACTTGTTAGTAGAAACCACCGAGCTACTTCCTGAACAGGTGGCGATGACCTATTGGTTTGTGCGTTGTCGAGATCCTCAAACTGGAGATTGGACACCTCAGCGAGTTCGATTAGGCTATTCCCTAGAGCGCCATGAGCAAACCCGCCGCGATCTTTTGAGGCTGACAAACCAGCTGAGCCAACTCAGGTACCAATCGCGACCGTTTCCTCAGGTGGATATTAGTCAGGGGATTTGCGATCGCTGCCCCTTTGTGATTCGGTGTCAGCGCCACAACCACTCAGAACCTGGAACCAGCGATGGCTGGCCAGCCCCAGCCACTATTGCCGAGGTGCCGATCTAA
- a CDS encoding NAD(P)H-quinone oxidoreductase subunit F has protein sequence MQQILIQSSWLIPLYPLLGAVLTIPWSPAFIRRTGPRPAGYINLVMTLVAFLHSLMACIQAWGEPAQMYYLPWLQVTGFEFTLPLEISAVTLGGAILVTGLNLLAQIYAVGYLEMDWGWARFYAMLAFFEAGMCALLLCNSLFFSYMLLEILTLGTYLLVGFWYNQSLVVTGARDAFLTKRVGDLVLLMGVLALYPLAGTWDFDQLAIWAQTAEVDPTLMTLVAVALVAGPMSKCAQFPLHLWLDEVMEGALPSTILRNTVVVATGAWVLIKLEPVIFLSPTACEITIAIGAITAVGGALISAAQIDIKRILSYLTSAVMGLVFIAVGAHQSEAALLLVLTHALANALLTMSAGSIIINCITQDVTQLGGLWSRRPVTGLSMLVGIVGFVAIPPFGGFWALLKLLDGLWVDHQGLLVAIVLLVNWVMAFSLMRLFGLIFAGSSQQMTIRAPEPIWLMVMPMTIGLGLTLHLPLILQGLGLLPTWMALNKDMALLTIWSSLLGLAIATLIYITRLVDNPTALVERRIQQLLAYDFYTPRLYRATVVWFVDSLSRLTDWLDRYVVDGFVNLVGLASVFGGETLKYGNTGQFQFYALTISLGVIVITLLMSWQYLPW, from the coding sequence ATGCAGCAGATTTTGATCCAGAGCAGTTGGCTGATTCCTCTTTATCCATTGCTGGGAGCTGTTTTGACCATTCCCTGGTCTCCAGCCTTCATCCGGCGCACCGGGCCTCGCCCGGCAGGCTACATCAATTTGGTCATGACCCTGGTGGCGTTTCTCCACAGTTTGATGGCCTGTATTCAAGCTTGGGGCGAGCCGGCTCAGATGTACTACTTGCCTTGGCTGCAGGTGACTGGATTTGAGTTCACTCTGCCCCTGGAAATTTCAGCGGTGACCTTAGGGGGGGCCATATTGGTCACTGGCCTCAATCTCTTGGCCCAGATATACGCTGTGGGCTATCTGGAGATGGATTGGGGGTGGGCGCGATTCTATGCCATGTTGGCCTTTTTCGAGGCCGGCATGTGTGCCTTGCTCCTGTGTAATTCCCTCTTCTTCAGCTATATGCTGCTGGAGATTCTCACCTTGGGCACCTATTTGCTGGTGGGCTTCTGGTACAACCAGTCCCTGGTGGTTACGGGGGCCCGCGATGCCTTTCTAACCAAGCGGGTCGGCGATCTGGTCTTGCTGATGGGAGTCTTAGCCCTCTATCCGTTGGCGGGCACCTGGGACTTTGACCAGCTGGCGATCTGGGCCCAGACGGCTGAGGTCGATCCAACGCTGATGACTCTGGTCGCCGTGGCCCTGGTGGCTGGCCCCATGAGTAAGTGCGCCCAGTTTCCTCTGCATTTGTGGCTGGATGAGGTGATGGAAGGGGCGTTGCCCAGCACGATTCTGCGGAATACGGTGGTGGTGGCTACGGGTGCCTGGGTCTTGATCAAGTTGGAACCGGTTATATTTCTGTCGCCGACGGCCTGTGAGATCACGATCGCCATCGGAGCGATTACAGCCGTAGGGGGTGCCCTGATCTCGGCAGCTCAGATCGATATCAAGCGAATCTTGTCTTACTTGACCAGTGCGGTGATGGGGTTGGTGTTCATCGCCGTGGGAGCCCATCAGAGTGAGGCCGCTCTATTGTTGGTGCTGACCCATGCCTTGGCCAATGCACTCCTGACCATGTCGGCCGGCTCTATCATCATTAACTGCATTACTCAGGATGTGACTCAGTTAGGGGGGCTGTGGTCTCGCCGCCCGGTGACGGGACTGTCAATGCTGGTCGGCATAGTTGGCTTTGTGGCCATTCCCCCCTTTGGTGGGTTTTGGGCCTTACTGAAGCTGCTCGATGGTCTCTGGGTCGACCATCAAGGCTTGTTGGTGGCCATCGTGTTGTTGGTGAATTGGGTGATGGCGTTTAGCCTGATGCGATTGTTTGGGTTGATATTTGCCGGATCGTCTCAACAGATGACGATACGAGCCCCTGAGCCTATCTGGCTGATGGTGATGCCCATGACCATTGGCCTGGGCCTAACTCTACACCTGCCCCTGATACTGCAAGGTCTCGGGCTCCTGCCCACCTGGATGGCACTGAATAAGGATATGGCGTTGCTGACGATCTGGTCCAGTCTGTTGGGACTTGCGATCGCAACCTTGATCTACATTACTCGCCTCGTGGACAACCCTACTGCCCTAGTGGAGCGACGCATTCAGCAACTGCTGGCCTATGACTTCTATACTCCTCGGCTCTATCGAGCCACCGTAGTCTGGTTCGTCGATAGCCTATCGCGCTTGACCGACTGGCTGGATCGCTATGTGGTCGATGGGTTTGTCAACCTGGTGGGCTTGGCCTCCGTATTCGGTGGAGAAACGCTGAAATATGGCAACACCGGCCAATTCCAGTTCTACGCCCTGACCATATCGCTGGGGGTAATTGTGATCACGCTGCTGATGAGTTGGCAGTACCTGCCTTGGTAG
- a CDS encoding putative selenate ABC transporter substrate-binding protein has protein sequence MLLSRRAMVAGLSGLLMASLLPACTPSAETTTPSADTASEPLMVGAIPDQDPEKLQRLYGKLVDYLSAELGVPVEYQPVTDYGAAVTAFRVGDLDLVWFGGLTGVQARLQVEGAQAIAQRDIDAEFHSVFIANTDSGIDPINDISGLSVFNGHSFTFGSESSTSGRLMPQHFLQQAGVSLEDFKGEVGFSGNHDATIKLVEAGTYEAGALNEQVWLTRLEAGEVDQSRVRVIWRTPAYYDYHWVIHPAVTDRYGAGFIDRVQQAFLDLDASVPEHQAILELFGAETFMATENANYEQIEAVGRAIGKIQ, from the coding sequence ATGTTGCTATCTCGCCGCGCTATGGTTGCTGGGCTCTCTGGCCTGCTGATGGCGTCACTGCTGCCCGCATGCACCCCTTCCGCTGAGACTACGACTCCATCTGCTGACACCGCTTCGGAGCCATTGATGGTTGGCGCCATCCCCGATCAAGATCCAGAGAAGCTGCAGCGGTTGTATGGCAAGTTAGTTGACTATCTCAGTGCCGAACTCGGGGTGCCGGTAGAGTATCAACCCGTCACCGACTATGGGGCAGCGGTGACGGCCTTTAGGGTCGGCGATCTTGACTTAGTCTGGTTTGGGGGGCTGACGGGGGTGCAGGCTCGCCTGCAAGTCGAGGGAGCCCAGGCCATTGCCCAGCGAGACATTGACGCTGAGTTTCACAGTGTCTTCATTGCCAATACTGACAGTGGAATTGACCCGATCAATGACATTAGTGGCCTGAGCGTCTTCAACGGTCACAGCTTTACCTTTGGCAGTGAGTCGTCTACCTCTGGCCGATTAATGCCGCAACATTTTCTGCAACAGGCCGGGGTCTCCCTGGAGGATTTCAAGGGGGAGGTGGGCTTTTCGGGTAATCATGATGCCACCATCAAGCTGGTCGAGGCCGGCACCTATGAGGCGGGAGCGCTGAATGAGCAGGTGTGGCTGACTCGTCTGGAGGCGGGAGAGGTTGATCAAAGCCGGGTACGAGTCATCTGGCGCACCCCAGCCTATTACGATTACCACTGGGTGATTCACCCAGCAGTGACAGATCGCTACGGGGCCGGATTCATCGATCGGGTGCAACAAGCATTTCTCGATTTGGATGCCAGTGTGCCGGAGCACCAGGCGATCCTGGAGTTGTTTGGGGCAGAGACCTTTATGGCTACCGAGAATGCCAACTACGAGCAGATCGAGGCAGTGGGTCGCGCCATCGGCAAGATTCAGTAG